One part of the Salinimonas iocasae genome encodes these proteins:
- a CDS encoding TonB-dependent receptor domain-containing protein, with protein MRTHHAVTGVAFAIQAALSFNAYAVAVPDDSEIERVVVTATGFEQKLSQAPASISVITAEDIKTRAFTSLLDAVKYQEGIDVGSTRDKTGQGSISMRGLTGEYTLVLIDGRRQNNHGDIYPNNFGGNAFNHIPPVETIERVEVIRGPASTLYGADALGGVINVITKKHTDEWNGAITFGRSFQSDNDFGDDITTDFSVNGPVIADTLSLGFRGSLYEQQASTPQLSPAVDPNGTVHVRSLGFGSGGRTVDNTNEHYGFTVNYTPAKGHELTLNYDNSHQEYDNTPEYNLEADEIIYPLGTRDSIESLWQERRGQVNPRAGYAAEQEFDRQWWSLAYDGEYGFGSLMAALSYVDTQNNGRTLPLSVAERLLLQQMYDGSGQYEGLSEEARRDLAEETFLPRPDRPLDSSQYTFDIRADIPLKDLAGDHNLVLGGQIIDGELQDGVFGLESGNAGAIQEQKMYSVFAEDNWMMTDALTVTAGVRYDDHDVFGSQTSPRLYAVYNLNDFWTLKGGVSTGYKTPQTTDLYDGVTGFGGQGTSPFAGNPELEPETSVNSEVALYWSTGEHNFNITYFNTRFDDKIARGDTVLSCEVTGNVRPCVNLGEYDQLGYDTYSQKINIDEVDLQGVELAGRYAFLPDWSVYANYTWTDSEQKSGSQAGLPLTNTAEHMANANLEWQVTGDLNVYLQGEWRSDRYRGYDAVFERELYFENYALLNLGARWTLNDNVTLNLRVNNLLDKDFTTYSVEYNDLNGDGEFEYLTGRGVVSEVAFTDDYNVKDKTRNVWASVTATF; from the coding sequence ATGAGAACACACCATGCCGTTACCGGCGTTGCATTTGCTATTCAGGCTGCGCTTTCTTTCAATGCCTACGCTGTTGCCGTTCCCGATGACAGCGAAATTGAACGTGTTGTTGTTACTGCCACTGGCTTTGAACAAAAGCTTTCGCAGGCACCGGCAAGTATTTCAGTTATCACGGCGGAGGATATTAAAACCCGTGCATTCACCTCTCTGCTTGATGCAGTGAAATACCAGGAAGGTATCGATGTTGGCTCAACCCGGGATAAAACCGGTCAGGGTAGCATCAGTATGCGGGGACTCACCGGCGAGTATACCCTGGTGCTTATTGACGGCCGACGACAAAACAACCACGGTGATATTTACCCGAACAACTTTGGTGGCAATGCGTTTAATCATATTCCTCCGGTAGAAACCATAGAGCGTGTTGAAGTCATTCGCGGGCCGGCGTCTACCCTCTATGGCGCGGATGCACTGGGTGGCGTTATTAATGTAATTACTAAAAAGCATACCGACGAGTGGAACGGCGCAATTACTTTCGGGCGCAGCTTTCAGTCTGATAATGATTTCGGCGATGATATTACCACTGACTTTTCAGTAAACGGACCGGTGATCGCTGATACGCTGAGTCTGGGCTTCAGAGGTAGCCTGTACGAACAGCAGGCCTCTACGCCACAACTTTCACCGGCTGTCGACCCCAACGGTACCGTGCACGTCCGTTCGCTGGGTTTTGGCAGTGGCGGTCGTACCGTCGACAACACCAACGAGCATTACGGCTTCACTGTTAACTATACTCCCGCTAAGGGACATGAGCTGACGCTTAATTATGATAATTCTCATCAGGAGTACGACAATACACCAGAGTACAACCTGGAAGCCGACGAAATTATTTACCCGCTGGGTACCCGGGACAGTATAGAGAGTCTTTGGCAGGAGCGACGCGGTCAGGTTAACCCCCGTGCCGGTTATGCGGCAGAGCAGGAGTTCGACCGTCAGTGGTGGTCCTTGGCATACGATGGCGAATACGGATTCGGCTCGTTAATGGCCGCCCTTTCCTACGTTGATACGCAAAACAATGGCCGTACACTGCCATTAAGCGTTGCCGAGCGCCTGCTGTTGCAACAAATGTATGACGGAAGTGGTCAGTATGAAGGCTTATCTGAAGAAGCCCGCCGCGACCTGGCAGAAGAGACCTTCCTACCCCGCCCTGACCGTCCTCTGGACAGCAGTCAGTACACGTTTGATATCCGGGCGGATATTCCGCTTAAGGACCTTGCAGGCGACCACAACTTGGTTCTGGGCGGGCAGATAATTGACGGTGAACTGCAGGACGGTGTATTCGGCCTTGAGTCAGGCAACGCTGGCGCGATCCAGGAGCAAAAGATGTATTCTGTTTTTGCTGAGGATAACTGGATGATGACCGACGCCCTGACAGTAACAGCCGGGGTTCGTTACGACGACCATGATGTATTTGGCAGCCAGACCTCTCCACGTCTGTATGCCGTTTATAATCTCAACGACTTCTGGACGCTGAAAGGCGGGGTCAGTACCGGTTATAAAACGCCCCAAACTACCGACCTGTATGACGGGGTTACCGGTTTTGGTGGTCAGGGAACCAGTCCGTTTGCCGGAAACCCGGAGCTTGAACCGGAAACCAGCGTAAACTCGGAAGTTGCCCTGTACTGGAGTACCGGCGAGCACAATTTCAATATCACCTATTTCAACACTCGATTTGATGACAAAATTGCCCGCGGCGACACGGTGCTTAGCTGTGAGGTGACCGGTAACGTTCGCCCCTGCGTAAACCTGGGTGAATATGACCAGCTTGGTTATGATACCTACAGTCAGAAAATAAACATTGATGAAGTTGATTTACAAGGGGTAGAGCTTGCCGGACGCTACGCCTTTTTGCCTGACTGGTCAGTTTATGCGAACTATACATGGACCGACAGTGAACAAAAAAGTGGTAGTCAGGCGGGCCTGCCGCTGACCAATACCGCAGAGCATATGGCCAACGCTAATCTTGAGTGGCAGGTAACCGGTGACCTTAATGTGTACTTGCAGGGCGAGTGGCGCTCTGACAGATACCGCGGTTACGACGCTGTTTTTGAACGAGAGCTTTACTTTGAAAACTACGCCCTGCTTAATCTGGGCGCTCGCTGGACGCTGAATGACAACGTGACGTTAAATCTGCGGGTGAATAACCTGCTGGATAAGGACTTTACTACCTATTCCGTTGAGTATAACGATCTGAATGGCGACGGCGAGTTCGAATACCTCACCGGACGCGGCGTGGTCAGCGAGGTAGCATTCACTGACGATTACAATGTGAAAGATAAAACCAGAAATGTCTGGGCCAGTGTTACGGCCACTTTCTGA